Below is a genomic region from Hippea sp. KM1.
CCACAATTCGTTTTGGCGTGAGCTTGTCTTCCATAATTTTATTCTCCTAATGTTTCTACGGTAATGGAGTCGTTGGTGTATATGCAGATCTGGGCTGCTATCTTTAGGGATTCTCTTACTATCGATTCTGCATCCAGCTGTGTAAAGCCGATGAGTGCTTTGGCTGCCGAGAGTGCGTAATTGCCACCTGAGCCTATAGCGCAGACATCCTCATCGGGCGACAGGACATCACCGTTTCCTGAGATTAGATAGATGCTCTCTTTATCTGCTGCAATAAGCATCGCCTCAAGCCTTCTCAATACCTTGTCTGTGCGCCACTCCTTTGCCAATTCTACCGATGCCCTCGTCAGGTTGCCTGCATACTCGTTTAGCTTATCCTCCAACTTTTCAAACAGCGTAAATGCATCGGCCGTTGCCCCGGCAAATCCAACGACCACCTTATCGTTGTATAGTTTCCTTATTTTCTTTGCGTTGGATTTAATAACCGTATTGCCCAAGCTTACCTGGCCATCCCCGCCGATGGCCGTTTGATTGTCTCTTCTGACGCATATGATCGTTGTGCCCCTGAGTTGTTCCATCATGCGCTCTTCTTGCTCTTTATTATTTTGGGCTGCTTGCCGTATAAAACAACTTCCTCATCGATTATACACTCAGTTACATTCTTCATTGACGGTATCTTGAACATCAAATCGACCATTATCTCTTCCATAATGCTGCGCAATCCCCTGGCGCCAACCTTCCTTTCGATGGCCTTTCTGGCTATCGCCCTTAGGGCCTCATCGGTA
It encodes:
- the hslV gene encoding ATP-dependent protease subunit HslV, with amino-acid sequence MEQLRGTTIICVRRDNQTAIGGDGQVSLGNTVIKSNAKKIRKLYNDKVVVGFAGATADAFTLFEKLEDKLNEYAGNLTRASVELAKEWRTDKVLRRLEAMLIAADKESIYLISGNGDVLSPDEDVCAIGSGGNYALSAAKALIGFTQLDAESIVRESLKIAAQICIYTNDSITVETLGE